The Deinococcus budaensis genome includes a window with the following:
- a CDS encoding bifunctional cytochrome P450/NADPH--P450 reductase, with product MTHTLAPIPVPPRHPQYGHLHYLAGDAPVLNFAQLAGQFPEGLFQLDLQGRTFIQAYDPDLVAELTDERRFQKRIHPSYTNVRHLGGDGLFTADSDEANWGKAHRILLPAFSQRAMKGYFGQMLEVAQNLVGKWERTVGQDLRVADDMTRLTLDTISLSGFDYRFRSFEGDELHPFLQALARAMQHTMAMNSRPPVLTPEMEEADRAYWADIAAMNDLVDEVIRGRREHGGGGQDLLGLMLNATDPETGERLSDENIRYQVMTFLIAGHETTSGLLAFTLYLLLRHPHVLAQAYAEVDRLLPGDAVPTYDTVMKLDVIPRILDEALRFWSTIPNYAVTALRDEVIGGRYEIKAGQQVALLIPALHRHPGAWKNPDEFDIDRWTPENRRTHHPAAYKPFGNGMRACIGRQFALTEAKLALLLILQRFALTDPYDYRLKVKQSLTIKPEDFVIRVRERRPHERFSAALPVVEEAQPDLGSVSVAGTGVALTVAYGSNLGTTEDLASRVADYATRAGFQTRLTTLDDLVDNVPREGLLFVTTATYNGAAPDNAARFDAWTQEGGLAEGSLAGVQFALLGAGNTQWATYQAFPKRVEEALLKAGAQPFVARGEADANGDFDGMVNAWLGTLLHQVSGAFGTAAQEPDGPRYELDLLTEADVRPAVVSERAYGLKVVASEELVRDAAGLWDFGQEPPRPSTKAITFELPEGVTYDTGDHIAVFAKNGPRLVEWAAGQLRLKPSQVVRLRQNGTRRSHLPLNTPVTVEVLLSEFVELQDVATRAHIETLLAHTGCPWTTRQLGAYLEDAARYGAEVRQPNLSVLGLLDRFPAVELPLGVFLELCPPIRPRFYSISSSPLVAPRTPSLTVGLLEAPSWAGAGPFRGLASAYLNRVQPGDTVFGYVRKPNPPFRPPLDPRTPMILVGPGTGIAPLRGFVEERAAQQAAGQTVGPCKVFTGCRHPEHDFFYQEDFGAWQRQGVAEVHTAYSAVVGYPYRFVQDAIEGDREGVWALIEAGANLYVCGDGVRMAPAVRQTFARLYQEKTGARAEEADAWLAALVQEGRYQQDVFGASK from the coding sequence ATGACGCACACCCTCGCGCCCATCCCCGTCCCTCCCCGGCATCCCCAGTACGGCCACCTGCATTACCTCGCGGGGGACGCCCCCGTGCTGAACTTCGCCCAGCTTGCCGGGCAGTTTCCCGAGGGCCTCTTTCAGCTTGATCTCCAGGGCCGGACCTTCATCCAGGCCTACGACCCGGACCTGGTGGCCGAGCTGACCGACGAGCGGCGCTTCCAGAAGCGCATCCACCCCAGCTACACGAACGTCCGCCACCTCGGCGGCGACGGCCTCTTTACTGCCGACAGCGACGAGGCCAACTGGGGCAAGGCGCACCGCATCCTGCTTCCGGCCTTCTCGCAGCGGGCGATGAAGGGGTACTTCGGGCAGATGTTGGAGGTCGCGCAGAACCTCGTGGGCAAGTGGGAGCGCACCGTGGGGCAGGACCTGCGGGTGGCCGACGACATGACGCGGCTGACCCTCGACACCATCTCGTTGTCGGGCTTCGACTACCGCTTCCGCTCCTTCGAGGGAGACGAGCTGCACCCCTTCCTGCAAGCCCTGGCGCGGGCGATGCAGCACACCATGGCCATGAACAGCCGCCCGCCGGTCCTCACCCCCGAGATGGAGGAGGCCGACCGGGCGTACTGGGCCGACATCGCCGCCATGAACGACCTGGTGGACGAGGTGATCCGGGGGCGCCGGGAGCACGGCGGGGGCGGGCAGGATCTCCTTGGGCTGATGCTGAACGCCACCGACCCGGAGACCGGCGAAAGGCTCAGCGACGAGAACATCCGCTACCAGGTCATGACCTTCCTGATCGCCGGGCACGAGACGACGAGCGGGCTGCTGGCCTTCACCCTCTACCTGCTGCTGCGCCACCCGCACGTGCTCGCCCAGGCGTATGCGGAGGTGGACCGCCTGCTGCCCGGGGACGCCGTGCCCACCTACGACACGGTGATGAAGCTCGACGTGATCCCGCGCATCCTCGACGAGGCGCTGCGCTTCTGGAGCACCATCCCCAACTACGCGGTCACCGCCCTGCGCGACGAGGTGATCGGCGGCCGGTACGAGATCAAGGCAGGGCAGCAGGTCGCCCTCCTGATCCCCGCCCTGCACCGCCACCCGGGGGCCTGGAAAAACCCCGACGAGTTCGACATCGACCGCTGGACCCCGGAAAACCGGCGCACCCACCACCCCGCCGCCTACAAGCCCTTCGGCAACGGGATGCGGGCGTGCATCGGGCGCCAGTTCGCCCTGACGGAAGCCAAGCTCGCCCTGCTGCTGATCCTCCAGCGGTTCGCGCTGACCGACCCCTACGACTACCGCCTCAAGGTCAAGCAAAGCCTGACCATCAAGCCCGAGGACTTCGTGATCCGGGTCCGCGAGCGCCGGCCCCACGAGCGCTTCAGCGCGGCGCTGCCCGTGGTCGAGGAAGCCCAGCCGGACCTCGGGAGTGTGAGCGTCGCAGGAACGGGCGTCGCCCTCACCGTCGCCTACGGGTCGAACCTGGGCACGACCGAGGACCTCGCCAGCCGCGTCGCCGACTACGCCACCCGCGCGGGCTTCCAGACCAGACTGACCACCCTCGACGACCTCGTGGACAACGTGCCCCGCGAGGGGTTGCTGTTCGTCACGACGGCCACCTACAACGGGGCGGCGCCGGACAACGCCGCGCGCTTCGACGCCTGGACGCAGGAGGGCGGGCTGGCCGAGGGGAGCCTGGCGGGGGTGCAGTTCGCGCTGCTGGGCGCCGGGAACACCCAGTGGGCGACCTATCAGGCCTTTCCCAAGCGGGTGGAGGAAGCGCTCCTGAAGGCGGGCGCCCAGCCCTTCGTCGCGCGCGGCGAGGCGGACGCCAACGGCGACTTCGACGGCATGGTAAACGCCTGGCTGGGGACCCTGCTGCACCAGGTCTCCGGGGCGTTCGGCACGGCGGCCCAGGAACCGGACGGCCCCCGCTACGAACTCGACCTGCTGACCGAGGCCGACGTGCGCCCGGCCGTGGTGTCCGAGCGGGCGTACGGCCTGAAGGTGGTCGCCAGCGAGGAACTCGTCAGGGACGCGGCCGGGCTGTGGGACTTCGGGCAGGAGCCGCCGCGCCCCTCGACCAAGGCGATCACCTTCGAGCTGCCGGAAGGGGTCACCTACGACACGGGCGACCACATCGCCGTCTTCGCCAAGAACGGGCCGCGACTGGTGGAGTGGGCGGCGGGCCAGCTGCGGCTGAAGCCTTCTCAGGTCGTGCGGCTGCGCCAGAACGGCACCCGCCGGTCCCACCTGCCGCTGAACACGCCCGTCACGGTGGAGGTGCTGCTCTCCGAGTTCGTGGAACTTCAGGACGTGGCGACGCGCGCCCACATCGAGACCCTGCTCGCTCATACCGGGTGCCCCTGGACGACCCGGCAACTCGGGGCCTACCTGGAGGACGCCGCGAGGTACGGGGCGGAGGTTCGCCAACCCAATCTCTCGGTGCTGGGGCTGCTCGACCGCTTCCCCGCCGTGGAACTGCCCCTCGGGGTCTTCCTGGAGCTGTGCCCGCCGATCCGGCCCCGCTTCTACTCCATCTCGTCGTCGCCGCTCGTGGCGCCGCGCACGCCCAGCCTCACGGTGGGGCTGCTGGAAGCGCCCTCGTGGGCGGGGGCCGGGCCGTTCCGGGGCCTCGCCAGCGCGTATCTGAACCGGGTGCAGCCGGGCGACACCGTCTTCGGGTACGTCCGCAAGCCCAACCCGCCCTTCCGGCCCCCGCTGGACCCGCGGACGCCCATGATCCTCGTCGGACCCGGCACCGGCATCGCTCCCCTGCGCGGCTTCGTGGAGGAGCGGGCGGCGCAGCAGGCGGCGGGCCAGACGGTCGGCCCCTGCAAGGTGTTCACAGGCTGCCGTCACCCCGAACACGACTTTTTCTACCAGGAGGACTTCGGGGCGTGGCAGCGGCAGGGCGTCGCGGAAGTCCACACAGCCTACTCCGCCGTGGTGGGCTACCCGTACCGCTTCGTGCAGGACGCCATCGAGGGGGACCGGGAGGGCGTCTGGGCGCTGATCGAGGCGGGCGCGAACCTCTACGTCTGCGGCGACGGGGTGCGGATGGCCCCCGCCGTGCGGCAGACCTTCGCCCGCCTCTACCAGGAGAAGACGGGCGCCCGCGCCGAGGAGGCCGACGCCTGGCTCGCCGCCCTGGTGCAAGAAGGCCGCTACCAGCAGGACGTGTTCGGCGCCAGCAAGTAG
- the dinB gene encoding DNA polymerase IV, which yields MTRLIVHVDMDAFYASIEIRDQPELADRPVAVIATARRGAVMTANYVARRSGVRSAMPVHLALNRCPGLVLIPQRLEAYRAVSAQLQEVFARYADLVEPLALDEAYLDVTREGRTLADAEGMARAIQADILTETRLTSSAGVSVNKFLAKLASGLHKPAGLTVIRPGEVDALLADLPIEDFYGVGPVTAGKLRARGIRTGAGLRAQSLADLGAVLGAGKLAPRLYGLARGVDERPVEAQREPQTIGVERTFEQNLRAREALLGELPGIAQEVAARLARRGYVGRTVVLKLRYADWRPVTRRRTWTQPLGTAEELAEAAAGLLTPDLGVEQGVRLLGVSVVNLRRAQRP from the coding sequence ATGACCCGGCTGATCGTGCATGTGGACATGGACGCCTTTTACGCCTCCATCGAGATTCGCGATCAGCCGGAGCTGGCGGACCGGCCGGTCGCCGTGATCGCCACCGCCCGCAGGGGCGCGGTGATGACCGCCAACTATGTGGCCCGGCGCTCTGGCGTGCGCAGCGCCATGCCGGTGCATCTCGCCCTGAACCGCTGCCCTGGCCTGGTCCTGATCCCGCAACGCCTGGAGGCCTACCGCGCGGTCTCGGCCCAGCTTCAGGAGGTGTTCGCCCGCTACGCCGACCTGGTCGAACCGCTGGCCCTCGACGAGGCCTACCTCGACGTCACGCGGGAAGGCCGGACCCTCGCGGACGCGGAGGGGATGGCCCGGGCCATCCAGGCCGACATCCTGACCGAGACGCGCCTGACCTCCTCCGCCGGGGTGTCGGTCAACAAGTTCCTTGCCAAGCTCGCCAGCGGGTTGCACAAGCCCGCTGGGCTGACCGTGATCCGGCCCGGCGAGGTGGACGCGCTGCTGGCCGACCTGCCGATCGAGGACTTTTACGGGGTCGGCCCCGTGACAGCGGGCAAGCTGCGCGCCCGGGGCATCCGGACAGGCGCAGGGTTGCGGGCGCAGTCCCTGGCCGACCTCGGCGCCGTGCTGGGGGCGGGCAAACTGGCCCCGCGCCTCTACGGCCTGGCGCGGGGCGTGGACGAGCGGCCGGTGGAGGCGCAGCGGGAACCCCAGACCATCGGGGTGGAACGGACCTTCGAGCAGAACCTGAGGGCGCGGGAGGCGCTGCTGGGGGAGCTGCCGGGAATCGCGCAGGAGGTGGCCGCCCGGCTTGCCCGGCGGGGATACGTGGGGCGGACGGTGGTGCTCAAGTTGCGGTATGCCGACTGGCGGCCGGTGACGCGCCGCCGGACCTGGACCCAGCCGCTGGGAACCGCCGAGGAGCTGGCCGAGGCCGCAGCGGGACTGCTGACGCCGGACCTGGGCGTGGAACAGGGGGTGCGGCTGCTGGGGGTCAGTGTGGTCAACCTCCGCAGGGCGCAGCGGCCCTGA
- the uraH gene encoding hydroxyisourate hydrolase, which yields MSGPAGQAMPGLTTHVLDTARGRPAAGVRVELFRVEGEERRKVTEAVTNADGRTDAPLIERGRLTPATFELTFHVAPYFEGFEAAATPPFLDLVTLRFTVGDASGHYHVPLVMTPWSYSTYRGS from the coding sequence GTGAGCGGCCCGGCCGGACAGGCGATGCCGGGCCTGACGACCCACGTCCTCGACACGGCGAGGGGCCGTCCCGCCGCCGGGGTCCGGGTCGAACTCTTCCGGGTGGAGGGGGAGGAGCGCCGCAAGGTGACCGAGGCGGTGACGAACGCGGACGGCCGCACCGACGCGCCGCTGATCGAACGTGGCCGCCTGACGCCCGCCACCTTCGAGCTGACCTTCCATGTCGCGCCGTACTTCGAGGGCTTCGAGGCCGCAGCCACGCCTCCCTTTCTCGACCTTGTCACGCTGCGTTTCACGGTGGGGGACGCGTCCGGGCACTACCACGTGCCGCTGGTGATGACGCCCTGGTCGTACTCCACCTACCGGGGCAGCTAG
- the pucL gene encoding factor-independent urate hydroxylase, with protein MTQTQPTPAKVNARLGENNYGKAEVKLMKVNRGSERHEIRELAVRVAMTGDFGAAHTQGDNTDLVATDTVRNTIYGLAKEGFAASPEEFGKELLAHFVKTGPRVTGGFMEFTEYLWERVPVGGEGHNHSFVRQMPRRTGRVESQDGQSFQVTSGIEELYVLKTTESGWENYLLNERFTTLPETHERLMATFVTARWEYNTDEVDYDAVWGRVYKQIQETFTDHYSPSLQHTLFLMGQAVLTVCPEISRIWFRMPNKHHLVYNLERFGLENNLEIFHVDPEPYGLMEGWVERAE; from the coding sequence ATGACGCAGACCCAGCCCACCCCCGCGAAAGTCAACGCCCGTCTCGGCGAGAACAACTACGGCAAGGCCGAGGTCAAGCTGATGAAGGTCAACCGCGGCAGCGAGCGCCACGAGATCCGTGAACTCGCGGTGCGCGTGGCGATGACCGGGGACTTTGGCGCGGCGCACACCCAGGGCGACAACACCGACCTGGTGGCCACCGACACCGTGCGCAACACCATCTACGGTCTGGCGAAGGAAGGCTTCGCCGCCAGTCCCGAGGAGTTTGGCAAAGAACTCCTCGCCCACTTCGTGAAGACCGGCCCCAGGGTCACGGGCGGATTCATGGAGTTCACCGAGTACCTCTGGGAGCGCGTGCCGGTGGGCGGCGAGGGCCACAACCATTCCTTCGTGCGCCAGATGCCCCGGCGCACCGGCCGCGTGGAGAGCCAGGACGGCCAGAGCTTCCAGGTCACGTCGGGCATCGAGGAACTGTACGTCCTGAAGACCACCGAGAGCGGCTGGGAAAACTACCTCCTGAACGAGCGCTTCACGACCCTGCCCGAAACCCACGAGCGCCTGATGGCGACCTTCGTGACCGCCCGGTGGGAGTACAACACGGACGAGGTGGACTACGACGCCGTGTGGGGGCGCGTCTACAAGCAGATTCAGGAGACCTTTACCGACCACTATTCGCCGAGCCTGCAACACACCCTGTTCCTGATGGGCCAGGCGGTGCTGACGGTCTGCCCCGAGATCTCGCGCATCTGGTTCCGGATGCCCAACAAGCACCATCTGGTGTACAACCTGGAGCGCTTCGGGCTGGAAAACAACCTGGAGATCTTCCACGTGGACCCCGAACCCTACGGCCTGATGGAGGGCTGGGTGGAGCGCGCCGAGTGA
- the uraD gene encoding 2-oxo-4-hydroxy-4-carboxy-5-ureidoimidazoline decarboxylase, which translates to MNALPTPLTLADVNALPLPEFVRTFGGVLEHSPRYAERVGQERPFARVEDLAAAFTAAVLADSPEQQLALIRAHPDLAGKAALAGEVTAESAAEQASAGLDRLTPDEYAEFHRVNQAYHAKFDMPYIVCVRENTKDTIMSGAATRLQNSPSAEWETALREIGKIARLRVLDLVRQDPQGAGA; encoded by the coding sequence TTGAACGCCCTGCCCACCCCCCTGACCCTTGCGGACGTGAACGCCCTCCCGCTGCCCGAGTTCGTGCGGACCTTCGGCGGCGTGCTGGAACACAGCCCGCGCTACGCCGAGCGGGTGGGGCAGGAGCGCCCCTTCGCCCGGGTGGAAGACCTCGCCGCCGCCTTCACGGCCGCCGTCCTCGCCGACTCGCCCGAGCAGCAGCTCGCCCTGATCCGCGCCCACCCCGACCTGGCCGGGAAAGCGGCCCTCGCGGGTGAGGTGACCGCCGAATCCGCCGCCGAGCAGGCCTCCGCAGGGCTGGACCGCTTGACTCCCGACGAGTACGCCGAGTTCCACCGGGTCAACCAGGCCTACCACGCCAAGTTCGACATGCCCTACATCGTGTGCGTGCGCGAGAACACCAAGGACACCATCATGAGCGGTGCCGCCACCCGCCTCCAGAACAGCCCGTCAGCGGAGTGGGAAACCGCCCTGCGGGAAATCGGCAAGATCGCCCGGCTCAGAGTCCTCGACCTGGTGCGCCAGGACCCCCAAGGAGCAGGAGCATGA
- a CDS encoding nucleobase:cation symporter-2 family protein, whose translation MTRAVSVPSVHPVDEVPPAGRMVAFGLQHVLSMYAGIIAVPLVLASAIGLPPDQVVRIVNASFFMCGVATLIQTIGFPGFGAKLPIVQGTTFAALASMILIGRDYGLPGIYGAVIVAGLFTVLLAPYFSRLLRFFPPVVAGTVITIIGVSLMPVAIRWAGGGVPSAPTFGAPANLGLAALTMGFVLLLTRFGKGFWSRIGVLLGLVFGTVVAAIFGQASFATVGSAAAIGFTPPFFFGLPTFALIPILSMILVMLVVMVETTADLLAIGEITEKPVDASAVAAGLRADGLSTALGGVFNVFPFTAFAQNVGLVRFTGIKSRFVVATAGVILMLLGFFPKLGALVASIPLPVLGGAGLVLFGTVAAAGIQTLSRVNMTNTGNLTIVAVSIALGVIPSTVPTLYERLPDWAGLFLESGITAAAIAAILLNILFNIVGSGRKQLSYTADATTHAPEVGDIH comes from the coding sequence GCCTTTGGCCTCCAGCATGTGCTGAGCATGTACGCGGGGATCATCGCGGTGCCGCTGGTGCTGGCCTCGGCCATCGGCCTGCCGCCCGATCAGGTCGTGCGGATCGTGAACGCCAGCTTCTTCATGTGCGGCGTCGCCACCCTGATTCAGACCATCGGGTTTCCCGGCTTCGGGGCCAAACTGCCCATCGTGCAGGGCACGACCTTCGCGGCGCTCGCCAGCATGATCCTGATCGGGCGGGACTACGGCCTGCCGGGCATCTACGGCGCGGTGATCGTGGCGGGTCTGTTCACCGTGCTGCTCGCGCCGTACTTCTCCCGGCTGCTGCGGTTCTTCCCGCCGGTCGTCGCTGGAACGGTGATCACCATCATCGGCGTCTCGCTGATGCCGGTCGCCATCCGCTGGGCGGGGGGCGGCGTGCCCAGTGCGCCCACCTTCGGTGCTCCGGCCAACCTCGGTCTGGCCGCGCTGACCATGGGGTTCGTCCTGCTGCTCACCCGCTTCGGGAAGGGCTTCTGGAGCCGGATCGGCGTGCTGCTGGGGCTGGTCTTCGGCACCGTGGTCGCGGCCATCTTCGGCCAGGCGTCCTTTGCCACCGTGGGAAGTGCCGCCGCCATCGGCTTCACGCCCCCCTTCTTCTTCGGTCTGCCCACCTTCGCCCTGATCCCGATCCTGTCGATGATCCTGGTGATGCTGGTCGTGATGGTGGAAACCACCGCCGACCTGCTCGCCATCGGGGAGATCACGGAAAAGCCGGTGGACGCCAGCGCGGTCGCCGCCGGGCTGCGCGCCGACGGCCTCTCGACGGCGCTGGGCGGGGTGTTCAACGTCTTTCCCTTCACGGCCTTTGCGCAAAACGTCGGGCTGGTGCGCTTCACCGGGATCAAGAGCCGCTTCGTGGTGGCCACGGCGGGCGTGATCCTGATGCTGCTGGGCTTTTTTCCCAAGCTGGGCGCGCTGGTGGCGTCCATCCCGCTGCCGGTGCTGGGCGGAGCCGGGCTGGTGCTGTTCGGGACGGTGGCGGCAGCGGGCATCCAGACCCTCAGCCGGGTGAACATGACCAACACGGGCAACCTCACCATCGTGGCCGTCAGCATCGCGCTGGGCGTGATCCCCTCCACCGTGCCCACCCTCTACGAGCGGCTGCCGGACTGGGCGGGCCTGTTCCTGGAAAGCGGCATCACCGCCGCCGCCATCGCCGCGATCTTGCTCAACATCCTCTTCAACATCGTGGGGAGTGGCCGCAAACAACTCTCCTACACGGCGGACGCCACCACCCACGCCCCCGAAGTCGGAGATATCCATTGA